One Pyrococcus furiosus DSM 3638 genomic region harbors:
- the nadA gene encoding quinolinate synthase NadA: MEKVEELKKEIERLKKERNAIILAHNYQLPEVQDVADFVGDSLELARKATKVDADVIVFAGVDFMAETAKILNPDKIVLIPNKRATCAMANMLKVKHILEAKKKYPNAPVVLYVNSTAETKAYADVTVTSANAVDIIRKLDSDVIIFGPDKNLAHYVAKVTGKTIIPIPPEGHCYVHKKFTIEDVERAKKLHPNAKLMVHPECNPEVQEHADIIVSTGGMIRRACEWDEWVVFTEREMVYRLSKLYPNKKFYPAKEDAVCVGMKAITLQHVYESLRDMKYEVTVPEEIAEKARKAIERMLEMS, translated from the coding sequence ATGGAAAAGGTTGAGGAGCTTAAGAAGGAGATTGAAAGGTTGAAAAAAGAGAGAAACGCGATAATCCTAGCCCATAACTATCAGCTCCCTGAAGTTCAGGATGTAGCAGATTTCGTTGGAGACAGTCTTGAGCTCGCGAGGAAGGCCACAAAAGTTGATGCAGATGTAATAGTTTTTGCTGGAGTTGACTTCATGGCGGAAACTGCCAAAATATTAAACCCGGATAAGATAGTTCTCATCCCAAATAAGAGAGCTACATGTGCAATGGCCAACATGCTTAAAGTTAAGCATATACTCGAAGCTAAGAAAAAGTATCCAAATGCCCCAGTAGTCCTCTACGTGAACAGTACAGCTGAGACCAAGGCCTATGCAGACGTCACCGTAACCTCAGCAAATGCAGTTGATATCATTAGAAAGCTCGATTCTGACGTAATTATCTTTGGTCCGGACAAGAATTTAGCTCACTATGTGGCTAAGGTCACTGGGAAAACCATAATCCCCATCCCACCGGAAGGACACTGCTACGTCCACAAGAAGTTCACAATTGAAGATGTCGAGAGAGCCAAAAAGCTCCATCCCAATGCAAAGCTTATGGTTCACCCCGAATGCAATCCAGAAGTCCAAGAGCATGCTGATATAATAGTCTCAACGGGGGGAATGATAAGAAGAGCATGTGAGTGGGACGAATGGGTTGTTTTCACAGAGAGGGAAATGGTGTATAGGCTGAGCAAGCTCTATCCAAACAAGAAGTTTTATCCAGCCAAAGAGGATGCAGTGTGCGTTGGAATGAAGGCCATAACACTGCAACATGTGTATGAATCCCTAAGGGATATGAAATATGAAGTCACCGTTCCAGAGGAGATAGCCGAAAAGGCAAGAAAAGCCATTGAAAGAATGCTTGAGATGAGTTGA
- a CDS encoding L-aspartate oxidase: MKVAVVGSGLAGLTAAMSLAKKGIEVTVFGPKPKESNSYLAQAGIAFPISDGDSIISHVTDTIRGGKYLNDVTVVWNVISKSTEAYHFLTSLGIEFTSRELEGGHSFPRIFTIKNETGKYIIPVLEKHAKEMGVNFIRKFAEEVAIHNKKIVGVFVEGELLYFDAVIIASGGFSGLYKFTAGNPWNLGIPIGDLALKGVPLRDIEFIQFHPTGFIGKRTYLISEAVRGAGAKLVTGEGERFVNELETRDVVAREIYRKMLEGKGVFLDATGIEDFKRRFPYIYSFLRREGINPKRDLIPVTPVAHYTIGGISVDIFYRTPIKGLYAIGEAACNGFHGANRLASNSLLECIVSGIEVSRTVIREKPRGERKEAKYHGYEPGNVDEVRDIMWNHAGIIRREESLRLGLKKLEKVEADPRVKILAEAVLKCALAREESRGAHYREDYPYSREEFRRPSIFRVENCML, encoded by the coding sequence ATGAAGGTGGCAGTAGTTGGGAGTGGCCTCGCAGGTTTAACCGCTGCAATGTCATTGGCAAAAAAGGGAATTGAGGTTACAGTATTTGGCCCAAAACCCAAGGAATCAAATTCATATCTAGCCCAGGCGGGGATAGCGTTTCCGATAAGTGATGGAGACTCAATTATTTCTCATGTCACAGACACCATAAGAGGGGGAAAATATCTAAACGATGTTACCGTTGTATGGAATGTAATCTCCAAGTCAACAGAAGCCTATCACTTTCTTACTTCCCTGGGAATCGAGTTCACTAGCAGAGAGCTTGAAGGGGGCCATTCTTTTCCTAGAATATTCACGATTAAAAACGAAACTGGAAAGTACATAATCCCCGTATTAGAAAAGCACGCAAAAGAAATGGGTGTGAATTTCATAAGAAAATTTGCTGAGGAAGTAGCAATTCATAACAAAAAGATTGTTGGAGTTTTTGTTGAGGGAGAGCTACTTTATTTTGATGCGGTAATAATAGCTTCAGGAGGATTTTCTGGCTTATACAAATTCACCGCTGGCAACCCTTGGAACTTAGGAATTCCAATAGGAGATTTAGCACTAAAGGGAGTTCCGTTGAGGGACATTGAATTCATCCAATTTCACCCAACAGGTTTCATCGGAAAGAGAACTTACCTAATAAGTGAGGCTGTGAGGGGAGCTGGAGCAAAGCTTGTAACTGGAGAAGGCGAAAGGTTCGTAAACGAGCTAGAGACGAGAGACGTTGTTGCTAGGGAGATATACAGAAAGATGCTCGAAGGTAAAGGGGTTTTCCTAGATGCCACTGGAATTGAAGACTTTAAGAGGAGATTCCCATACATATACTCCTTCCTCAGAAGAGAAGGAATAAATCCAAAAAGAGACTTAATCCCCGTAACTCCCGTGGCCCACTATACGATTGGCGGGATAAGTGTAGATATATTCTACAGAACACCCATCAAGGGATTGTACGCCATAGGAGAGGCAGCATGTAATGGATTCCATGGAGCGAATAGACTGGCTAGTAATTCACTTCTAGAGTGCATAGTTTCGGGAATAGAGGTCTCAAGAACAGTTATTAGAGAGAAACCCAGGGGAGAAAGGAAAGAAGCCAAGTACCACGGATATGAGCCGGGAAACGTTGATGAAGTTAGAGACATAATGTGGAACCATGCAGGGATAATAAGAAGAGAGGAATCCTTAAGGCTTGGTCTCAAAAAATTAGAAAAGGTTGAGGCCGATCCAAGAGTAAAGATTCTGGCAGAAGCTGTCTTAAAGTGTGCCTTAGCGAGAGAAGAAAGTAGAGGAGCTCATTACAGAGAAGACTATCCCTATTCAAGAGAGGAATTTAGAAGGCCGAGTATTTTCCGTGTAGAAAATTGCATGCTCTAA